The proteins below come from a single Vanessa tameamea isolate UH-Manoa-2023 chromosome 15, ilVanTame1 primary haplotype, whole genome shotgun sequence genomic window:
- the LOC113399087 gene encoding uncharacterized monothiol glutaredoxin ycf64-like produces the protein MNSIIRRSFYPIYNNTYKLTCRLLADAKINEKIDKIVKDNKVVVFMKGVPDAPRCGFSNAVVQIMRMHAVPYESHDVLADENLRQGIKDYSNWPTIPQVFINGEFVGGCDIMLQMHQSGELVEELKKVGIKSALLTADEAKKEENK, from the exons atgaattcaataataagaagaagcttTTACCcaatttataataacacataCAAGTTAACTTGTCGCTTATTAGCTGATgcgaaaattaatgaaaaaattgataaaatagtgAAGGATAATAAAGTAGTAGTTTTTATGAAAGGAGTTCCTGATGCTCCTCGCTGTGGTTTTAGCAACGCTGTTGTGCAAATTATGAGAATGCACGCCGTACCGTATGAAAGTCATGACGTTTTAGCTGATGAAAATCTACGACAAG gcaTTAAAGATTATTCAAACTGGCCAACAATTCCTCAAGTATTTATTAATGGCGAATTTGTTGGTGGTTGTGACATAATGCTCCAAATGCATCAGTCGGGAGAACTAGTAGAAGAGTTAAAAAAAGTTGGAATAAAAAGTGCTTTACTGACTGCAGACGAAGCTAAAAAAGAAGAGAACAAGTAG
- the LOC113399081 gene encoding serine/threonine-protein phosphatase 4 regulatory subunit 2: MDNAEEIFHFLEEFSKRKQKTIPQELNDYLAYVARTGDPVYQWSLVKSLFKEKLLNVITDFYDTTPGIDIPPYPNVDPFNYDIMKNSLLERLDSFTSAPFTVQRICELLTYPRKQYNRVDKFMRAIEKNILVVSTREPGFQRLPEPENGEPMEAIVNGSDNNSEYNVDVEMEDMSWKDNPAKQTSEPQPGSSDAHISVDDIEARLHAKQETSLTQDKAVTQYESVTPPELNITENTEDPEQKPKETASQIPSTSEDVKNNNSSEESPETKMDVEMKGDVLEPVIIPEIKVDDAETTEQKLSEESNLTKNVEPDTQKQSIATTEITDIPADESSSDSTKAVESKNTTELSSSEESSSSDNTDGNSNSPKTEEHIDVQDESQSNKKIENSENIETNATETSNSTTPPIEEKEQTNKIESENYSISDVQSELPKVSVVVENKTEELETKENINEKEKEETEIVATEPNTES, from the coding sequence ATGGATAATGCTGAAGAGATATTTCATTTTCTTGAGGAATTTtcaaaacgtaaacaaaaaacaataccaCAAGAACTAAATGATTACTTAGCTTATGTGGCGCGTACCGGTGACCCAGTATATCAGTGGTCTCTGGTGAAGAGTTTGTTCAAGGAAAAATTGCTTAATGTTATAACTGATTTCTACGACACCACACCAGGTATAGATATTCCTCCGTACCCTAATGTTGACccttttaattatgatatcatgAAAAATAGTTTGTTGGAGAGACTCGACTCGTTTACTTCCGCTCCGTTTACAGTACAAAGGATTTGTGAGCTCCTTACTTATCCCCGTAAGCAATATAACCGAGTTGATAAGTTTATGAGAgccatagaaaaaaatattttagttgtcAGTACAAGAGAGCCGGGTTTTCAGCGTCTTCCAGAACCAGAAAATGGCGAACCAATGGAGGCAATAGTTAATGGATCAGATAACAACTCAGAATATAATGTTGATGTTGAAATGGAAGATATGTCATGGAAAGATAATCCTGCTAAGCAGACCTCAGAACCTCAGCCAGGATCATCCGATGCTCATATTTCAGTTGATGACATAGAAGCACGATTGCATGCTAAGCAAGAAACTTCTCTTACACAAGATAAAGCTGTTACTCAATATGAATCAGTTACTCCACCTGAATTAAACATTACTGAAAATACAGAAGACCCTGAACAAAAACCTAAAGAAACTGCCTCCCAGATACCATCAACTAGTGAGgatgtaaaaaataacaatagctCTGAAGAATCACCTGAAACAAAAATGGATGTAGAAATGAAGGGTGATGTTTTGGAGCCAGTTATCATTCCTGAAATCAAGGTTGATGATGCTGAAACTACAGAACAAAAATTAAGTGAAGAATCAAATTTAACTAAGAATGTAGAACCAGATACACAAAAGCAGAGTATTGCTACAACTGAAATAACTGATATACCAGCTGATGAAAGTAGCTCAGATTCTACTAAAGCTGTTGAGTCTAAAAATACTACAGAATTATCATCTAGTGAAGAGAGCTCCTCGAGTGACAATACAGATGGGAACAGTAATTCACCCAAAACAGAGGAACATATCGATGTTCAAGATGAAtctcaatcaaataaaaaaattgaaaattcagAAAACATTGAAACAAATGCAACAGAAACTTCAAATTCGACTACTCCACCAATTGAAGAAAAGGAACAAACAAATAAGATAGAATCTGAAAACTATTCTATTTCTGATGTGCAATCGGAATTACCCAAAGTATCTGTggttgttgaaaataaaactgaagaattagaaacaaaagaaaacattaatgaGAAAGAAAAAGAGGAAACTGAAATTGTAGCAACAGAACCAAATACAGAGAGttag
- the LOC113399070 gene encoding probable 4-coumarate--CoA ligase 1, which yields MSHLKILRGNLARQILNSLYPNTECKKNNAYQIVSVVRNLNRNLATKTATVLEQNVLSSPWGEITHGKETLTEHVFKDIESWSDAPCVTCGATGRSYDYGMMRMMVERCACALAGHLKMAPGERIGLILPNLPEFVVLIHGAMRAGLVVTFANPLYTADEVQRQFSDCNVKAIATIEMFMPVAQEVSKSLKDYKGTIWVGGDDDTAKGIHGLRSLLMADYDADLPTLNCDDVCLIPYSSGTTGLPKGVMLTHKNLVSNLKQVQAPKMMKYEGEKGKGDVVLTVPPFFHIYGFNGILNYNLVLGYHIVSIPKFTPEDYIKCLVEYQPTTLFVVPSLLAFLATHPMVKKEHLQSVETIMVGAAPTTDSMLEKFLLKCEKTKDQIKLLQGYGMTESSPVTLMTPYKYPYNKIGSVGQLVLSTQARVLSLTSGEALGPHQSGELLLRGPQIMKGYWNNEKATKETVDSEGWLHTGDVAYYDDDHYFYIVDRTKELIKVKGNQVSPTEIESVVMEMPEVADVAVVGIPDSLAGEVPKAFVVLKPDQKLTEKQVYDLVARKLTRYKHLEGGVVFVDAIPRNVAGKIMRNELKVLGKKK from the exons ATGTCTCATTTGAAAATTCTACGCGGGAATTTAGCGCGCCAAATTCTAAACAGTTTATATCCTAATACagaatgcaaaaaaaataacgcATATCAAATTGTTTCggttgttcgaaatttaaatcgtaatttAGCGACTAAAACCGCAACAGTATTAGAGCAAAATGTGCTAAGTTCGCCGTGGGGTGAAATCACCCATGGAAAAGAAACACTGACAGAACATGTTTTTAAGGATATTGAATCATGGTCAGATGCTCCTTGCGTG ACATGTGGTGCAACAGGGCGTTCCTACGATTATGGAATGATGCGTATGATGGTGGAACGCTGCGCCTGTGCCCTTGCTGGACATTTAAAAATGGCGCCGGGTGAGAGGATTGGCCTCATTTTGCCAAATCTGCCGGAGTTTGTGGTTCTCATACATGGAGCTATGAGAGCTGGATTAGTTGTTACTTTCGCTAATCCTTTATATACAGCAG aTGAGGTGCAACGCCAATTCTCTGACTGCAACGTAAAGGCGATCGCAACAATTGAGATGTTCATGCCGGTAGCTCAGGAAGTCAGCAAGTCACTCAAAGACTACAAGGGAACCATCTGGGTTGGAGGCGACGATGATACTGCTAAAG gcATACATGGTCTTCGGTCACTCCTAATGGCTGACTACGATGCGGACCTCCCTACTTTAAATTGCGACGATGTCTGCTTAATTCCTTACTCCAGTGGTACTACTGGCTTACCTAAAGGAGTTATGTTGACACATAAGAATTTAGTGTCGAATTTGAAACAAGTTCAAGCTCCTAAGATGATGAAATACGAAGGAGAAAAAg GTAAAGGTGATGTCGTTCTAACTGTACCGCCGTTTTTCCATATCTACGGTTTTAATGGAATTCTGAACTATAATCTAGTCTTAGGATACCATATCGTGTCCATACCAAA atTTACTCCAGAGGACTACATCAAATGTTTAGTCGAATACCAGCCGACGACGCTCTTCGTAGTACCATCTCTACTGGCCTTCCTAGCCACGCACCCTATGGTTAAGAAAGAACATTTGCAATCAGTAGAGACTATAATGGTCGGTGCTGCTCCCACAACCGACAGTATGTTGGAAAAGTTTTTGCTCAAATGCGAGAAAACCAAGGATCAAATAAAGCTGCTCCAAG GGTATGGCATGACGGAGAGTTCGCCCGTGACGCTGATGACGCCGTACAAGTACCCGTACAACAAGATCGGCTCGGTGGGGCAGCTCGTGCTGTCGACGCAGGCGCGCGTGCTGTCGCTCACGTCGGGCGAGGCGCTCGGCCCGCACCAGTCCGGCGAGCTGCTGCTGCGCGGCCCGCAG ATCATGAAAGGTTATTGGAATAATGAAAAGGCGACCAAGGAAACTGTAGACAGCGAAGGATGGCTTCACACTGGCGACGTAGCCTACTACGACGACGACCATTACTTCTACATCGTTGACCGCACCAAGGAACTGATTAAAGTCAAGGGTAATCAG GTATCACCAACCGAAATAGAAAGTGTGGTCATGGAAATGCCTGAAGTTGCCGATGTAGCAGTAGTTGGCATACCTGATTCACTTGCAGGGGAAGTCCCGAAAGCGTTTGTCGTCCTGAAACCGGACCAAAAACTTACAGAAAAACAAGTATACGATCTTGTTGCTCGAAAACTAACTAGGTACAAGCATCTTGAAGGAGGTGTTGTATTCGTAGATGCAATTCCACGCAACGTAGCTGGAAAAATCATGCGTAATGAACTTAAAGTATTAGGAAAGAAGAAATAA